A part of Miscanthus floridulus cultivar M001 chromosome 6, ASM1932011v1, whole genome shotgun sequence genomic DNA contains:
- the LOC136457498 gene encoding endoglucanase 2-like isoform X1: MARGGGGGGARGAVAYSMAVVLAGLAMALAAATQVASAAAGHDYRQALSKSILYFEAQRSGRLPGSQRVAWRADSGLLDGKANGVDLVGGYYDAGDNVKFGLPMAFTVTMMSWSVLEYGNQMAAAGELGHAVEAIKWGTDYLVKAHPEPNVLYGEVGDGDSDHDCWMRPEDMTTSRQAYRLDPQNPGSELAGETAAAMAAASLVFRGSNPGYANTLLQHSKQLFDFADKYRGRYDSSITVVRRYYASSSGYGDELLWAAAWLHEATGESRYLDYLATNADALGGTGWSINQFGWDVKYPGVQVLAAMFLLQRGNNAHADVLQRYKQKADLFACSCLGRGGANSVPRTPGGMVYHQSWNNVQFVTSAAFLLAAYADHLAAAGQAAQCPDNGGSSAQPSELLDFARSQVDYILGSNPRATSYMVGYGATYPRQAHHRGASIVSVKANPSFVSCQAGYSSWYHRRTANPNLLDGATVGGPDEYDNFADERDNYEQTEATTYNNAPLMGVLARLAAGHGGGRFAHHSVAADEVSSSTAINGANGTSLPSPSPAASEHASESPIEIEQNATASWTERGKTYHRYAVTVTNRSLKTVHELHIGISKLYGQVWGVDKARYGYVFPSWLASLPAGKSASFVYVQAAPSADVWVTGYKLL, encoded by the exons ATGGCcaggggaggaggaggcggcggagcgCGCGGCGCGGTGGCCTACTCCATGGCCGTCGTCCTTGCTGGCCTCGCCATGGCGCTCGCCGCCGCGACGCAAGTGGCGTCGGCTGCCGCCGGGCACGACTACCGCCAGGCGCTGAGCAAGAGCATCCTCTACTTCGAGGCGCAGCGGTCCGGGCGGCTCCCCGGCAGCCAGAGGGTCGCCTGGCGCGCCGATTCCGGCCTCCTCGACGGCAAGGCCAACGGG GTGGATCTGGTGGGCGGCTACTACGACGCCGGCGACAACGTCAAGTTCGGCCTGCCGATGGCGTTCACGGTGACCATGATGTCGTGGAGCGTCCTCGAGTACGGCAACCAGATGGCGGCGGCCGGCGAGCTCGGCCACGCCGTTGAGGCCATCAAGTGGGGCACGGACTACCTGGTCAAGGCGCACCCAGAGCCCAACGTGCTGTACGGAGAG GTCGGCGATGGTGACTCGGACCACGATTGCTGGATGCGGCCGGAGGACATGACGACGAGCCGTCAGGCCTACCGCCTTGACCCCCAGAACCCCGGGTCCGAACTCGCCGGCGAGACCGCTGCAGCAATGGCGGCGGCCTCGCTCGTGTTCCGCGGCTCCAACCCCGGCTACGCCAACACTCTCCTCCAGCACTCCAAGCag CTGTTCGATTTCGCCGACAAGTACCGGGGGCGGTACGACAGCAGCATCACGGTGGTGCGCAGGTACTACGCGTCTTCGAGCGGGTACGGGGACGAGCTGCTGTGGGCGGCGGCGTGGCTGCACGAGGCGACCGGCGAGTCGCGGTACCTGGATTACCTGGCCACCAACGCCGACGCGCTGGGCGGCACGGGCTGGTCCATCAACCAGTTCGGCTGGGACGTCAAGTACCCCGGCGTGCAGGTCCTGGCCGCCATGTTCCTCCTGCAGCGTGGCAACAACGCCCACGCCGACGTGCTGCAGCGGTACAAGCAGAAGGCGGACCTGTTCGCGTGCTCCTGCCTCGGCAGGGGCGGCGCCAACAGCGTGCCCCGGACGCCCGGCGGCATGGTCTACCACCAGAGCTGGAACAACGTGCAGTTCGTGACCAGCGCCGCGTTCctcctcgccgcctacgccgaccACCTCGCCGCGGCCGGGCAGGCCGCGCAGTGCCCGGACAACGGCGGGTCGTCCGCCCAGCCGTCGGAGCTGCTGGACTTCGCCAGGTCCCAGGTGGACTACATCCTGGGCAGCAACCCGAGGGCGACGAGCTACATGGTCGGGTACGGCGCCACGTACCCGCGGCAGGCGCACCACCGCGGCGCCTCCATCGTGTCCGTCAAGGCCAACCCCTCGTTCGTCAGCTGCCAGGCCGGGTACAGCAGCTGGTACCACCGCCGCACCGCCAACCCCAACCTGCTCGACGGCGCCACCGTCGGCGGACCCGACGAGTACGACAACTTCGCCGACGAGAGGGATAACTACGAGCAGACGGAGGCCACCACATACAACAACGCGCCGCTCATGGGCGTGCTCGCTCGATTGGCCGCCGGTCACGGCGGCGGCCGGTTTGCTCACCACTCTGTCGCCGCCGATG AAGTTTCTTCCTCCACGGCCATTAATGGCGCCAACGGGACCTCACTGCCATCTCCTTCTCCGG CAGCTTCTGAACACGCGTCAGAGTCGCCAATTGAGATCGAGCAGAACGCGACGGCGTCGTGGACGGAGCGGGGCAAGACGTACCACCGGTACGCGGTGACGGTTACCAACAGGTCGCTCAAGACCGTCCACGAGCTCCACATCGGCATCTCCAAGCTCTACGGCCAGGTGTGGGGCGTCGACAAGGCGCGGTACGGCTACGTGTTCCCGAGCTGGCTGGCGTCGCTGCCCGCCGGCAAGAGCGCCTCGTTCGTGTACGTCCAGGCCGCGCCCTCGGCCGACGTCTGGGTCACCGGCTACAAGCTCCTCTGA
- the LOC136457498 gene encoding endoglucanase 2-like isoform X2 — MARGGGGGGARGAVAYSMAVVLAGLAMALAAATQVASAAAGHDYRQALSKSILYFEAQRSGRLPGSQRVAWRADSGLLDGKANGVDLVGGYYDAGDNVKFGLPMAFTVTMMSWSVLEYGNQMAAAGELGHAVEAIKWGTDYLVKAHPEPNVLYGEVGDGDSDHDCWMRPEDMTTSRQAYRLDPQNPGSELAGETAAAMAAASLVFRGSNPGYANTLLQHSKQLFDFADKYRGRYDSSITVVRRYYASSSGYGDELLWAAAWLHEATGESRYLDYLATNADALGGTGWSINQFGWDVKYPGVQVLAAMFLLQRGNNAHADVLQRYKQKADLFACSCLGRGGANSVPRTPGGMVYHQSWNNVQFVTSAAFLLAAYADHLAAAGQAAQCPDNGGSSAQPSELLDFARSQVDYILGSNPRATSYMVGYGATYPRQAHHRGASIVSVKANPSFVSCQAGYSSWYHRRTANPNLLDGATVGGPDEYDNFADERDNYEQTEATTYNNAPLMGVLARLAAGHGGGRFAHHSVAADEVSSSTAINGANGTSLPSPSPASEHASESPIEIEQNATASWTERGKTYHRYAVTVTNRSLKTVHELHIGISKLYGQVWGVDKARYGYVFPSWLASLPAGKSASFVYVQAAPSADVWVTGYKLL; from the exons ATGGCcaggggaggaggaggcggcggagcgCGCGGCGCGGTGGCCTACTCCATGGCCGTCGTCCTTGCTGGCCTCGCCATGGCGCTCGCCGCCGCGACGCAAGTGGCGTCGGCTGCCGCCGGGCACGACTACCGCCAGGCGCTGAGCAAGAGCATCCTCTACTTCGAGGCGCAGCGGTCCGGGCGGCTCCCCGGCAGCCAGAGGGTCGCCTGGCGCGCCGATTCCGGCCTCCTCGACGGCAAGGCCAACGGG GTGGATCTGGTGGGCGGCTACTACGACGCCGGCGACAACGTCAAGTTCGGCCTGCCGATGGCGTTCACGGTGACCATGATGTCGTGGAGCGTCCTCGAGTACGGCAACCAGATGGCGGCGGCCGGCGAGCTCGGCCACGCCGTTGAGGCCATCAAGTGGGGCACGGACTACCTGGTCAAGGCGCACCCAGAGCCCAACGTGCTGTACGGAGAG GTCGGCGATGGTGACTCGGACCACGATTGCTGGATGCGGCCGGAGGACATGACGACGAGCCGTCAGGCCTACCGCCTTGACCCCCAGAACCCCGGGTCCGAACTCGCCGGCGAGACCGCTGCAGCAATGGCGGCGGCCTCGCTCGTGTTCCGCGGCTCCAACCCCGGCTACGCCAACACTCTCCTCCAGCACTCCAAGCag CTGTTCGATTTCGCCGACAAGTACCGGGGGCGGTACGACAGCAGCATCACGGTGGTGCGCAGGTACTACGCGTCTTCGAGCGGGTACGGGGACGAGCTGCTGTGGGCGGCGGCGTGGCTGCACGAGGCGACCGGCGAGTCGCGGTACCTGGATTACCTGGCCACCAACGCCGACGCGCTGGGCGGCACGGGCTGGTCCATCAACCAGTTCGGCTGGGACGTCAAGTACCCCGGCGTGCAGGTCCTGGCCGCCATGTTCCTCCTGCAGCGTGGCAACAACGCCCACGCCGACGTGCTGCAGCGGTACAAGCAGAAGGCGGACCTGTTCGCGTGCTCCTGCCTCGGCAGGGGCGGCGCCAACAGCGTGCCCCGGACGCCCGGCGGCATGGTCTACCACCAGAGCTGGAACAACGTGCAGTTCGTGACCAGCGCCGCGTTCctcctcgccgcctacgccgaccACCTCGCCGCGGCCGGGCAGGCCGCGCAGTGCCCGGACAACGGCGGGTCGTCCGCCCAGCCGTCGGAGCTGCTGGACTTCGCCAGGTCCCAGGTGGACTACATCCTGGGCAGCAACCCGAGGGCGACGAGCTACATGGTCGGGTACGGCGCCACGTACCCGCGGCAGGCGCACCACCGCGGCGCCTCCATCGTGTCCGTCAAGGCCAACCCCTCGTTCGTCAGCTGCCAGGCCGGGTACAGCAGCTGGTACCACCGCCGCACCGCCAACCCCAACCTGCTCGACGGCGCCACCGTCGGCGGACCCGACGAGTACGACAACTTCGCCGACGAGAGGGATAACTACGAGCAGACGGAGGCCACCACATACAACAACGCGCCGCTCATGGGCGTGCTCGCTCGATTGGCCGCCGGTCACGGCGGCGGCCGGTTTGCTCACCACTCTGTCGCCGCCGATG AAGTTTCTTCCTCCACGGCCATTAATGGCGCCAACGGGACCTCACTGCCATCTCCTTCTCCGG CTTCTGAACACGCGTCAGAGTCGCCAATTGAGATCGAGCAGAACGCGACGGCGTCGTGGACGGAGCGGGGCAAGACGTACCACCGGTACGCGGTGACGGTTACCAACAGGTCGCTCAAGACCGTCCACGAGCTCCACATCGGCATCTCCAAGCTCTACGGCCAGGTGTGGGGCGTCGACAAGGCGCGGTACGGCTACGTGTTCCCGAGCTGGCTGGCGTCGCTGCCCGCCGGCAAGAGCGCCTCGTTCGTGTACGTCCAGGCCGCGCCCTCGGCCGACGTCTGGGTCACCGGCTACAAGCTCCTCTGA